The sequence CAAAGCCAGGACAAGGATCCCGGATAATATACACACAAATGCGACTATCTTGCCCATTGTTGTGTCTGGTCTAATGTCTCCGTAGCCAACTGTCGTCATGGACGTCGTAGCCCACCACCAAGCACACGGCACGCTTGTGAACGTTGTGCCGTGGACACCTTGCTCCACAAAGTACTCCACTGTGGAAAAGATGGAGATGCCCACAGAGAGGAAAAGCAGGAGCATGCCAACCTCTTCATAGCACTGTGCAATGGTCATCCCAAGGGATCGCAAACCTGCAAGACAAGACAGGATTTCAGTTTGGGTCACATCCTccaccaatggtggctggtgcccattgggactggtagggcagaaggcagggaggccaacaatagTTGGAGCCTGAGCAAATGAGAGGTGGAGgccactaattctagttttgtccccatcttcctccctgctaagcTCTACAAGGGCAACTAAAAGAggtggaagctgacaggcagtgccaacgCCTGGgctgattgtaagtaagaaggcaggcaggtgatggctggctgagggcagagcccCATTCACTCTAATGGACCACCCTCCACTACCTTGCACATAATGTCATCCTCAAAATATCTCATATTTTCCCCTATTTAATCTGGATCTGCCATTTCCATGGAAAAATCCGATTAAGTTGAGCCTAGGAAATTACGCTATACTAAGTCAGCCCAGCAATCTGTCAGGattagtattgtttacactgctggcagcagcactccatggTTCAAGGCAGGGATCTTTCCTAGCTCTTCCAGAAGGTGCGAGGGATTGCACCTGGGGCATTccacatacaaagcagatgctctaccactgagctacagccgtttCATAAAAAAAGCATAGTTGGTGGAGGAGGGGAATCTAGTGGAAACGGTAAATTTGGATCGGACAGGGGACAAATATGAGATGACATTACGATGAGGAAAAAGTCATGTGAACACCGTGAAAACCTTGCATGTGTGGAGTAAaacataagagcagcctgctggatcaggccaacggctcatccagtccagcttcctgttccaacagtggccaagcagatgcctttgggagtgcaagaacactctcccctcctgaggcttccagcaactggttttcagaagcatgctgcctctgaccagggtggcagagcacagccatcatggctagtagccattgatagccctgtcctccatgaatttgtctaatcttcttttaaagtcattcaagctggtggccattactgcgtcttgtgggagcaaattccatagtttaactatgcgctgagtaaagaagtacttccttttgtctgtcctgaatcttccaacattcagcttctttgaatgtccacgagttctagtattatgggagagggagaagaacttttctctatccactttctcaatgccatgcataattttatacacttctctcatgtctcctctgacccgccttttctctaaactaaaaagccccaaatgctgcaacctttcctcataagggagtcgctccatccccttgatcattctggttgccctcttctgaaccttttccaactctataatatcctttttgagatgaggcgaccagaactgtacacagtattccaaatgcggccgcaccatagatttatacaacggcattatgatatcggctgttttattttcaatacctttcctaaggCCTGGATAACAGCAAATTTCTTTTGCAACTACCAAGCACTGAATAGCATTATTCCCTATTTTCCTTTGCATAAATTCTCCCCTTGTCACCTATGGCAAGTGGAAATTGATGCCAAGTAACTacaagatgccagcatggttaacgagcaaagtcaaggaagctcttagaggcaaaaagtcttccttcagaaaatggaagtcttgtccgaatgaagaaaataaaaaggaacacaaactctggcaaaagaaatgcaagaagacaataagggatgtcggcccagtgtgcagcagctgtgaaaaaggcaaattccatgctagggataattaggggATGGCggcatggggaagggccatagcttagtggtagagcatctgctttgcatgcagaaggtcccagcgtcaatccttggcatctccaggcagagctgggaaagattcctgtctgaaatcccagagagctgcttccagtcaatgcagagctagatggaccaatggtctcaactcagtataagacagctgccTATGTTGCTACTCACATGATTTCTGGACAATGCCACTTCAGACTGGTCACATGACTGAACTGCAACCAGTTCTGCAACAGTTTCCTTCCAGGAATGGGTAGTCCGAAGAGTCATGCTGCTCCCAGTCTTGGCAGGAAAAGATCCCTCTGCTGCCATCACTTGCTCTTCCCAGTGCAAGGTGGGAAAAAGAGGAGCTGGTGCAATGCAAGCCTCTGAGGTTTTTGCAAAGGGTTTAaatgaaatgcttgcaaaaagctCAAGCCTTTGCAAGCATTCAGTCTGAACACTCCCAAAAGGATGAAAGCTTTTCAGGGCGAGCAGCAGGATGATTGTGCATCCCTGCCTTGAACCTTCAGCATGACATCTAAACTATCTGGCTTGATGTTCACctgctcacttgtggaaattatGCTGAGGAAGGATCTGCGGTGAGTTTGCCTGGCAGCCAAGAACATGTTGGGGACCCCTCCTCATTTGTAAGTCAGCTTCACATTtcagtttcttagaattcccccTTTCATGCTCTCCTCCAAGTAGAACAACAGCAACATTCCCACGCCATATGGATTTACCTGTCGAATGTCGGCCCAACTTGAACATGCGCAGACCCCTCAGCAGCCTCAACACCTGAACAATACGTCCCATGTTTTCCAGGTCCTGGGAGCTCTGCCTGCCACGCAAGCTTTCTACCATCAGCGTGACATAGAAGGGCAAAATGGCCAGAAGGTCTATGATGTTAGCTACATTCCTCATGAAGTGGAATCTATTCTGTGCACACAGGAAGCGCAAGAGAAACTCTCCCGTGAACCAAGCAATGCACACATACTCCAAGATTTCGAGAATCTGTGGTGGCAACCAGCTCGGTTCCACTGAGATCAGGGCCATGTTGGCAATAGAGATGATGACAAAGGCCATGGAGATTGTGCCAAAGGTCCTGGCAGCTACAGAAGACCCAGGTTTTTCCAATATCTCCCAAAGCTTCTGCCGGAAACTGGGGCAGAGGCTCCCAGAGAAATCCTCTTCCTCATCTTCGGCATCTAGCTCTTCAGCATCTCTCTTGATATCCAAAGCTTCGCTTATTTCCTTCCGTCTGAAGTACCTGTGCAGGGCAGTGAACCACAAATATTACACTGCTATtctcaaaatcatcatcatcagcgaAAAATGCAAACATGCATGGCAACATTCCTGTGCGGCACCACTGTCACCAGCTTCCATTAGAGATGCAAAAAGACGGGTTACAAAGTTTAAAATGTGCCATTGCAAATGTTAGAGGTATGAGTCTTAATCACCAAAGGTGACATCCGTAAAGTGAACCTCAACTCAGCCCTGCCACATTATCACATTTGCCTTAAAAGCAGTGGTagctaacctgtgaccctccagattgttggactacaactcccattagccctaggcaacatggccaattgccagggttgatgggagttgtagttaatcAACATATAGAGAGCGACAGGCTAGCCACCCCTCCTTTAGAACATACATACACAAATCCCAGGGGCAAGCTCTTTCAAGGCAAGGCTTGCCAGCCCACTTAGCAATATGACAAGGGGCAACCTTACATCAGTCCATTAGTGTTCCTCAGAGGACTCTGGCTGTGTCTTGGATCCTTCTTTCTGAATAATATTTCACAATGGGTGAATAGAATAATAATATATGGGGAAAGAGAACCAGGAAAATTGTGCATTGGAAAGGGAGAACCTTCACCCCAGTTTAGGAAAGAGATATGCCTAACCTACAAGCACTTGCTCAACCTCTGCATCAATTCAGCTGAAGGTGTGAAATACTAAGAGGTGTCCATAGGTAAGTTTTTACTGCATAGCTTTCAAAACTGTTTTTGAAGGAAGGAAATGTCATGGCAAAGGGGGCAGCtctgtgcagagtgcctttccctcaTTACACCCCCCCCCGTGTGTGCGTATGTGTTAGTTATATTTCTCATGCCAGCAGTccaaagcagggatgggcaaacctgtcagtttcagtttctctccttttctcatattcccagtcttaaattcagttctccacatttctacatcagtttgcaatttttttaaaaaaaataaaaatcctcatgagaattcatcagcattttagtgtgaatttttcctactaTACACCTCTTTCTAAACAATTTTGtgcattgtacacatttttgcaaagcaaattttgcaaagcaaacatttttgtatgttattttcaccgatacatgcattttatattcacactttaccctagcatacacatttttcCTGCAAAACATTGCAGAAAAAAAGGATGGgtgtctttttaagacaaggtcttcaattctgagtttctttcctggacattttttattcttaattatgttatttgttatttagtttaatttttgtaaattgtattgctttcattgatgtatttttatacttgcgtttattttttttgtaagccgccttgagggcctttggccgaaaggcggggtataaataaatttataataataataataatttttgtatacattacttggttggagaactacatagcaacatttggagaagtgcgaatttcaaaggatggctgtaaaGGCAAATTAGGTAgggtcacctttaaatgcaagctgaatcaaaattctcccccatccttagctaTAACATGAGGGGGAAGAGTTAGAATGGTAAATAGCCACTTGATCCATGATGGATTACATTTACACATACCAAAGCAAGATTGGAATTGACCAAAGCGAGCAGTTTTGCAACAGCAGCCACACTGTATAAGATAGAGGGTAAAAATGGAACTGgagtaccttcaagtcgattccaacttaaggcgaccctatgaatagggctttcatggtaagtggtattcagagggagtttcccattgccttcctctgaggctgagaggcagtgactggcccaaggtcaccctgtgcgcttcatggctgtgtggggattcgaaccctggtctcccaggtcgtagtccgacactctaaccactgtgccacactggctctctaagatAGAGGGTAAGTTGGGTCTTATTTAGAAAGAATATCCTGTAGGAAGTGGGAACTCGAAGAGCCAGTGAAGAAGATAAAGAATTGCCAAGGCACCTACAGCAGTCCTCCCACAGTCTTTTTACGTTATCTTACGACTTGCTCTGAAACCTGTTCTTCACAAGATAGAAGCTTCTCAACAGGCTGTTCAGTTTAGTCAGCCCAGAACTCTTTTCTGGGAACTGATTCCTGCCCAGATACGACAGCCTTTCCCCTACAGTATCTGGCTAGGTGGGCTCACTTCAGACACGAGGCAAACAACTTTCATAGACAACCTCTCTGATTGTGGTTCTCACTGTGGTGTATCTTATTTTCTTTCTAATATTAATATTAGCAGGAAAGAAACTACATGGAGGGGAGATACTGGCCCGCTGGTTCTAAGATTGATGCACCCCACAAGCATTGCTTCCCTAAATTATGTGTGCCTTGCACATCAGCTGAAAGTGGCACCCGTGCTTATTCAGCCGTACATATGGAGAGACCCAATGCAGGTGGGAACCCTGATCAGACAGAATAGCTGATTGCATGGAATGCCTGTGCACGTATCTCTATATGTGCACAGGGGCCTCTTGCCAAATGGGGAAGGGTGGGGCCAGTGGGGCAATTGACATCCAGACCAGTAGATGTGGGCCTGCCTCCccctcataggaagctgccttataccgagtcacaccaatggtccatctagctcagtactgtcaacgctgactggcagtggctccccagggtttcagagagggagcctttcccagccttccctggagatgccgtggattgaagctggaccttctgcatgcaaagcagatgctctgccgctgagcttccctctctctcctgctATCCCTATAATCTGGTTTAAAATCCCTACAACCTGGTTCAGTACCCCCAATTCCCCATCACCCCTCCTTCTGCCATTGCACTTGCATCCCTCATTCCCTGTTAATCAACAAATCTGGAGAAAGTGTTGCGCTTAGCCAATGGCACCCCTTATTGGATCGCTATTCCTGTTACTTCAATAGGGGTTATCACCAGTCACTGCTATTTTCCTCTGTTACCTGGTCGATGTAGCAGGAATTCACATCAATGCCACCCGTCCTACCACCTCATCTTTATTCCCTTCATCTGGGCtcacctccctctccccccagccTGTAACTAGCTGAACTCATCTATGACACCCTAGCGCAGCCTTCCCATACCTGGTGACCTCCTACATGGACTTGCAGgctggggcagggaggaggaggagggaaggttgCCCTACTGGATTTTGGCCCACCGCCCATCAATTACCCACCTGTCCCTACAGCAGGAATCGATGCTGAGCTCATCCAGCCCCCAATACTGAATCTCCTGCAGGAAGGAAAGTGCACACAGCTGATCCATCACATGTAGCCTGCCCGTCTGGTAATAATTATGGATGTAGCTAAACGCCTGAGAATTCCGATCGAAGAAATATTCATTCTCCACCAAGTTGGCATCATCGCAGAGATCCAGGAGGCTGGCGGCAACATCTCGGGCAGCCGATACTACTACAGCCAGCTTGCCCAGCCGAGTGTCCGGGTAGCAGCACAGCTTTTGCTGGGACAGCACAAAGCGAGCACCTCCCACGTTGACTGTGATGCAGTCCAAGGATGGGGTCACCGGCTGCACCAAGGATCCTGGCTCCTCCTCGCTACAAAAGACACTGGACTCCAGAGAACCCAGGGATGTGCTCTCATCCAGTTCTTCTCCAGATGCCCCAGAAGAAAGGGACATGCAGCAAGGAGGGGACTTCATCCTTCAGCTGCCAGCAGCAGCCTTCCCTCTCCTAGAGAAAAGGACATATTAAGTCAGAGAGCTCATCCTGGGACATGGCAACACAATTaacctttatttattcatttatttgtccttattattacatttatatcccaccctttctcctaaagaaagcccagggaggcaaacaacaaGAGATAAAAcactaataaaaattaaaaacatctttaaaaaacaattacaatacaaaagcaggctgggataaggtctcagtaCTTCAGAAGGAAAGACagtacctgtctaatatgtaaggggagggaattccaaagtgttagtgccacaacactaaagggccACATACTATGTGCTCAGaggcaagttaccaaattcttccaagttacacaggaagtggattggactgtgaaagaccaacccaaatggtgtttgaattttgaccaatttgtagggcagtacaatatctcagagaggaggtcaggtctcctgctccactggtgcattcactagagctgctcaatttttctgctttttaaagttcaatagaaatatctgttggctataggtacaattgtaaaccgcaaggggttttttgcctgttagttaaTTATTAGTAGTTTCCTCAATTGTAACGAAAAGTACCTacgtgtgttggaattgctttttaagatgtttttaaagcttttttttttaaaaaaaagattttaaaagatgttttgttttaacatgttttaaaagatgatttgttttaatatattgtaaagtctgtttttatgatgttttagaatgtttttagtgtttttgtttgcctccccgggctcctacagggaggaagggtgggatataaatctaataaataaataatattttaacctTCACACATATCCAGTCTCTGCCTTGGGTGTTTATTTGTACTGGGGAGTATCCAATGCTGCAGCAATGGGGTTCATTCATCACTGCACTGCACTGATTTCAGGATCATAAGAATTGCAGATTTCATTTAAAGACAGGGGGGTGGGTGTATTCTAGCCACTATGGTTGTGGAAATACGTTAGCAAAAGTCAAACAGGATATCAAGTGGCTCAGGTGTGGATCTTCTATGCTGTAGGTACTCTCAGTCCTCTCCTGTAGTTAGCAGAAGCAGCTGGACACTAACTGAAAGGTTTGAgatctaaatattttaaatataaaaacattattCAGTTTTCAGAATATGTTCCCTCTAGATGCAGAATCGGAAGGGGGTTGGCACAGGTAAGGGATTATTATAAGCTGCCACAGAGCCCTAACATGTGAGTTGTGAAACTAATGTCACAAGGCCTTTCACAACTCAGGTCCAGGATATTTCTGTAATAGCTAGTCAATGAATTTTGATTtaatttttacatggttttattgtgtgtgtattgtatgactgttgtaaaccacttaattttttttatgaaTAGCTGTATACCAatattctaataaataaataaataaataaataaagaaagaaagaaagaaagaaagaaccaccTCATCCCTTATACCCCGGCCCAATCACAGAGACTTCTTTCTGGGAGAGTCTCAGTTGGTGGTCCCTCATGGCTCAAATGCACAGTTTATAATTACTAGAATCCATGCATTCAGTGTtatgggcccaagcctgtggaactccttcccacctGAGATTAGATAGGtcccctccttgttgaacttcagtcACGAGACTAAGGctgtcttgttccagcaggcattttaaggtagcttTCAGTTTTATGATACATTTTTACTGTTTATTTTTTGTATGGTTTATTTTATGcatactgcttagaaatgctaatgattaagcaggACGCaagtgtcttaaataaataacttcTTATGACTAAATTTCCGACACAGCATCAACAGTAAGAAAAGTCAGGTTCCCCCACCACCGCATATATCTTGTAACACCAGGCTTGATAAGACTGCAGGCTATGTAACAGATATTGAGGACATCTAAGTGAAGGTTTCAAGGAAGATTACTTTCTATGCCTTCAGAAAGATTTTTTCCCTCCCTTCACCTTACATTCAGCACCTCTGTTTGTATCTTCGTCTAAAAAGGCGCTCAAGATTACTGAGGTTGCCCTGTTGTATCTTCACAACTAAATAGCAGACTAGGTTAGCCTGACATGAACTGGCCCAAGATCAGCTTCATGGGATTGAAGTCCTGCACTCTTTCCACTACAACAGGaacggggaacctgtagccctccagatattaccaaactgcaactcccatcgtctctgaccattggccatcctggctggggctgatgggagttggagtctaataaCAGCAGGAGGGTCACCTTTTCCCCACCATCTCTCCCCTACTACATCTTCTGTCTTGGAGCTTGTACATCCCACCAGATGTAAAAAAAACCAAGGCACCTTATCTGGCGGCTACTTGCCTGACTAACAACAATGACCATCCTTCCAATTATTATTCTGAACCCAAAGCCATTTCTggaaaatgcttcactaaaagTACAACTACAGAGCAGTTACACACCTTGACATTTAGGGATGACCAGAGCCATTTAGCCCCTCCTGATCTCTTGAAACTGCTAAACCATCCCTTGTGATTGGAAAGAAAGGAGGTAGCTCATGATCACTGCTTCTCCTGGCTGGTAATTAAATGAATGGCCCTGGCTATTAGTCTGGCTGTAAGCTTGTTAGATTTCTTCTTTAGAGTTTTATTCAATATGAGGCAGTTTTCCATTTCCATATTTAGGCAGCAATCCCCTGtgcacttacctgggggtaagccccAATGAACGCAATGGGTCTTTTTTCTTCCATGTAAATATACATCGGATTGTTCCGTTATTCTTGGCTCCATTGGCACTTTTAAAAGtgacttatttattttaattagtcCTTTACAGCCTCTCTTTATTTGTGGAGCCGTTCTTTTGTTTGGGTGCGTTACTATGTCCAGCACTTAGTGCAACATTAAATACTTCATTCATCACCATTACAACTATTGAACACTAAATAATAGAGCACAATATTGTTATTATCACTCCAATTATGTAAGTATAATATAAATGTACATTTTATCAACATATCCCATACTTAATATTTAAATTAACATATTTAATCAAGTTATATCAACCCTGATGATGATTCATCAGTAAAATATGTGGCAAAATTGGATAGAAATttccaattttgttttgtttcatttcctTAAGGAGGTTAAAATCTGCCACTGGTACCTACAGAGTATTACAGGTTTATGGCAGACAACTGTGAAACAATTCAGCAGGAAACACCAACAAGTCAATAGTGATTCACTGGCACGCACCACAATCCTATGcgttttactcagaagcaagttctacTGATTTTAATAGAACTTACTGTCTtggtaagcatgcttaggatttcaGCCCAAAGGAGATTGTATATCCATTCATCTCAAGAGCATGTGGTTTtccaatacttaaaaaaaaaaaaaaatcaatgacaCTAGAgactgcattttggatactcttcacaacagatgctcttggaggtcactgattcacagggtcgccataagtcaaaatcgacttgaaggcacataacaacagcaacagaaaCTGCAGGATCCTAAAGATATATGAGCGTACGATCTCACGTACACTTGCCTaggggtaagtcccattgaacacagaagcttgcttccgagtaaacatgcctaggagtGGGCTGTCAAAGCGAAATACATAGGCAAAAACCCAAGAGCGCCACATAACAAGCAACTCTGATGTGTTGAAATTATACAAGCTCTTCCATTTAAGCATGCATTCTCATCACGGTTCAAAAACTATCACGCGCCTCCTCGCTTACCTGCCTCCcctcttgctgccctgggcacatCTGGGCTACTACGCTAACAAAGCACTCACTGCTTTCCTCCAACCCCGGCTGGCGCTTGGCTTTAAAGGTAGGAATATTGCGAGCTCCGCGCATCTCAGCGCACACGCGCACTCTGCCGCCGGCGCCGCCGGCTCACCAACTTCTGCGGTGCGTTTCGAGGGCGGCTTCTTGGCTAGTCACGTGAGCCGGCAGCGAAACAAATCAGAGCGCCTCTCCGAGGTGACCGGagagtggggagagaagaggagagtggggagagaagaggagagtgGAGCTTACTAGCCCGGTGCGGCTTTTAAAGATCCTGGAGTGGGCGGCTACGGGGCTACGAAGGGAAGAGCCTTTCCAAAGCGGAGAAGTTCGGGCGCACAAGCTGCAAAAACAGACGAGCCTTTGCAAAAAGTTTGTTTCCTGAGCACTTGGTAGTTTGACAGCCCGATGGCctacatgcttacttggaagtaagcttcagtgggttggatccagatttggTCATGAATAGAGAAGGCccctttgaaatcagtggggcccAGACCTAGTTGTGCCTGTgggaggagacccactgaaaccaatgggactCAGACTTGTCACTTCtgcatgacctgtttattgagcatgcctcctgatttgtttgcatagtGTTTGccaggagcaggggtgtagttatcttagaccccttatgtttttgggagcagagtcccagcagggttcctatgtttccagcatcctataagccaattaacatgaaaggggagcgtgttagttAGCCGCTAAggtgaatcttctaacatgcttcattgtcctttcctgctaattggagccaatcagagtgaaaggaggtgagttggccactgagaagactcttttcagtagctaacactcttttttgctttattggctcctagggatgtctgttgttatgggagaaggcattaacaaggatcccatACTCAAACTAGCAGCCAAAAAACagagaggggcatggctgtgactatcatgaagggatcctgcacttctgaatttgccactacactactgttcaggAGGTTATACAAAGCtggctgtttattgaacattcattccaatttgtttgcagggtgatCATAGGATACCCCCGTGTGTCAAGTAGTTGttaattccacactttccagtgcatttcctgtcACCTTCCTTACCACAAAAAGTCTTGGaggcttattcatagggtcgccataagtcaggatcgacttgaagacagcccatttccattttatagcACCAAATCCCACTTCAATTGTGCAACGTCAATTTGCCTATATGCAAGTGAATCCCAAAATTAGTTGCAAAATAGCAACTGTCTGGATGTGTCCTTAGTCAAACttggagcagacccactgaattcagacTCTGAAGTCTGGATGCAACCCGATGAGTGTGGTGGACCTTAACTTCTTAAGGAAAAATGCCCAGGATGGCAGCCTTGCAGCCTGattcttttgaatgtttttgtggAAGTGGATCTCGCCAAGTTCATTATGAACTTTACGATTGGAATCTGGCAGCATTCAcagctccccactgtgctagTCTAATACCCAAGTAAAATGATAGTTTAGTTTTTATGATGACAATATCTGAATTATGATAGCAGCAAGTGAGAACACCTACCTTAACTAGGGTTGCcctgctcagggcctgagaatgattttgtatctttaagagaagagaaaattcagccaagtgcaggttttcttgcaacactgtaatgggaaaaaccacacagtGAAATTCTCcctattaaagatacagaagtcgtCTTGGTtgagaagttgtgcagggggaagggagaattttaccttgtggtttttcccattacagtgttgcaagaaaaccttgaattttctcttcttttaaagatacagaatcattctcaggccctgagcctggctgGCAATCCTAACCTTAACACATCTTTAATGTTTGTAGCCTCCTCTTGTTTTTTGACTCTTTTATTACTGCtgtatttttaagaacataagagcttgctggattgggctagtggcccatctagtccagcatcctgttctcactgtggccaatcagatgccccaatgggaagtccccaagcaggacctgagtgcaagagcactttcttctcctgtggtttccagcaactggtattcataagcatactgcctctgattgtggaggtagaacatagccatcatggcacgtagccactgattgccttatcctccatgaatttgtcaaatcctcttttaaagccctctaggctggtggccatcactgcctcttatgggaacaGGTTCCATAGCTTACCTATGCACTGTgcgaagaaggactttcttttttctgtcccaaatcttctagcattcagctccattggatgtccatgaggtcTAATGTCATGAGAGATCACCCTAAGATACTCATCAAAAGCTAACGAGACAGTCTGTTGATTGCTTCTCAGACGGTGTACGCACCATATATTGAAAGCACATCCCCCCCtcccaagaaccctgggaactgtagtttcttcctcacagagctacaattcctggcaCACTTtaattacagttcccaagattcttttgggaGGGAGGtagtggatgtgctttaaatgtatggtgggtatgCAGCTCTGTTGACTTTAGGGGCAGGGGCCATActtcagaggtagagcatctagtttgcacacagaaggcctcAAGTTCGATCCCtcgcatctctaggt is a genomic window of Rhineura floridana isolate rRhiFlo1 chromosome 1, rRhiFlo1.hap2, whole genome shotgun sequence containing:
- the KCNV1 gene encoding potassium voltage-gated channel subfamily V member 1 — translated: MKSPPCCMSLSSGASGEELDESTSLGSLESSVFCSEEEPGSLVQPVTPSLDCITVNVGGARFVLSQQKLCCYPDTRLGKLAVVVSAARDVAASLLDLCDDANLVENEYFFDRNSQAFSYIHNYYQTGRLHVMDQLCALSFLQEIQYWGLDELSIDSCCRDRYFRRKEISEALDIKRDAEELDAEDEEEDFSGSLCPSFRQKLWEILEKPGSSVAARTFGTISMAFVIISIANMALISVEPSWLPPQILEILEYVCIAWFTGEFLLRFLCAQNRFHFMRNVANIIDLLAILPFYVTLMVESLRGRQSSQDLENMGRIVQVLRLLRGLRMFKLGRHSTGLRSLGMTIAQCYEEVGMLLLFLSVGISIFSTVEYFVEQGVHGTTFTSVPCAWWWATTSMTTVGYGDIRPDTTMGKIVAFVCILSGILVLALPIAIINDRFSACYFTLKIKEAALRQREALKKLTKNMSSDSTININLRDIYARSVMDVLRLKSRDRTSTRSSGGDEFWF